Proteins encoded in a region of the Chelonoidis abingdonii isolate Lonesome George chromosome 2, CheloAbing_2.0, whole genome shotgun sequence genome:
- the LOC116834337 gene encoding carboxymethylenebutenolidase homolog, which produces MANEASPCPCDIGDRFEYGGLGHEVQVEHIKAYVCKPSTSTEKAVIVIQDIFGWQLPNTRYMADMLAANGYIAICPDFFVGKGAWNPSDDWSTFGEWLKTRDARKIDKEADVVLKYLKQQCSAKKIGVVGFCWGGIVVHHLMMKYPELKAGVSVYGIIKDSDDRYNLLKPTFFIFGEKDDVIPLDQVTLLEQKLKQHCKVDYRVKTYPGQTHGFVHRRREDINPQDKPYIEEARKDMISWLNKYI; this is translated from the exons ATGGCCAATGAAGCGAGTCCTTGTCCATGTGACATTGGAGACAGGTTTGAGTATGGGGGCCTTGGGCATGAAGTGCAAGTTGAGCACATCAAGGCGTATGTTTGCAAACCATCCACCAGCACGGAAAAAGCTGTGATTGTGATTCAAGATATATTTGGATGGCAACTCCCAAATACCAGATACATGGCTGATATGCTTGCAGCTAATGGATACAT AGCCATCTGCCCCGACTTTTTTGTGGGAAAAGGAGCTTGGAATCCTTCTGATGACTGGTCTACCTTTGGTGAATGGCTGAAAACACGAGATGCCAGAAAAATAGACAA GGAAGCTGATGTTGTCTTGAAGTATCTAAAGCAGCAATGCAGTGCAAAGAAGATCGGTGTTGTTGGATTTTGCTGGGGTGGAATTGTCGTACATCACCTGATGATGAAATATCCTGAGTTAAAGGCAGGTGTGTCTGTCTATG GAATAATCAAGGACTCTGATGACAGATACAATTTACTGAAGcctacatttttcatttttggtgaAAAAGATGATGTCATTCCTCTTGACCAA GTCACCTTACTGGAGCAGAAGCTGAAACAACACTGCAAAGTTGATTACAGAGTTAAAACTTACCCTGGGCAAACTCATGGTTTTGTACATCGCAGGAGAGAAGATATTAATCCTCAAGATAAACCTTACATTGAGGAAGCAAGAAAGGACATGATCAGCTGgctaaataaatatatttaa